AGCCAGTCGTGACGGATCGAACCCGCGCACACGTGTTCGTCTCTGGAACCGTGCAGGGAGTCTACTACCGCGCGAGCACCCGTGACGCCGCCCGTGAGGAGGGCGTCGACGGCTGGGTGCGAAACCTCGACGACGGTCGGGTCGAGGCGGTCTTCGAGGGCGAGGCGGACGCTGTCGAGTCGATGGTCGAGTGGTGTCACACGGGCAGCGATGCCGCCAGCGTCGAGGACGTTGATGTCGAATACGCCGACCCCGAGGACGAGTCGGGCTTCGAGATCCGGCGATAGCCCGCACGCTTAATCCGCCGGCGGACGACGGATCGGGCATGATCACAATCGATCGGATGGCCGCCGTCGACGCGAACGCCGCGGCGCTCGGCGTCCCCAGGAAACAGTTGATGGAGTCGAGCGGCAACGCGGTCGCGCGCGCCGTCCGCGACGTCGCGGAGCCAGGCGCGCGAGTCACGATCGTCGCCGGCCGGGGCAACAACGGCGGCGACGCGTTCGTGGCCGCCCGATTTCTCGACACGTACGACGTCCGCGTTCGGCTGCTCGGACGAGCCGAAACGATCACGA
This sequence is a window from Halococcus salifodinae DSM 8989. Protein-coding genes within it:
- a CDS encoding acylphosphatase; translated protein: MTDRTRAHVFVSGTVQGVYYRASTRDAAREEGVDGWVRNLDDGRVEAVFEGEADAVESMVEWCHTGSDAASVEDVDVEYADPEDESGFEIRR
- a CDS encoding NAD(P)H-hydrate epimerase, translated to MITIDRMAAVDANAAALGVPRKQLMESSGNAVARAVRDVAEPGARVTIVAGRGNNGGDAFVAARFLDTYDVRVRLLGRAETITTEIARENWDALQQGEYDATEVRDSRALDLDDPDVVIDAMLGTGVTG